Below is a genomic region from Salinirussus salinus.
ACGGAGAGCCGGACCGACCGGGACCACTGACGGTCGGTGCGGGGGCGGCTCCGGACACGCGGAGCACGGGACGGCGCGCAGACAGCAAGAGTGGGGTTGATATGCGTCCGGTCCTGAGCGCCGAGTATGAGACGGCCCTCGTTTCGCTCGCTGGCGGCGGTCACTGCCGGGCTGACCTTCGCGCTGATCCTCGTGGGGATCTACACGAAGGCGACGGCCGCGGGACTGGCCTGCAACGCCCAGTGGCCGGGCACGAACGGCTTCCTCGGGCTGCTGCCGGCGGACGTTCCCTGTTTCATCGAGTGGTCTCACCGCGCGCTGGCAATGGTGACCGGCTTCGCCATCCTCGGCACGGCCGTCGCCGCCTGGCGCGGGGGGCTGGACCGCCGCATCCGGTACGCGACCGCCATCGCACTCGCCGTGCTCCCGGTT
It encodes:
- a CDS encoding COX15/CtaA family protein, whose product is MRRPSFRSLAAVTAGLTFALILVGIYTKATAAGLACNAQWPGTNGFLGLLPADVPCFIEWSHRALAMVTGFAILGTAVAAWRGGLDRRIRYATAIALAVLPVQVLLGANTVFNYGAVAQVAHHGAALVIFTGLLVATTLAFWGPTASTDADADAAGANPGDRERDARTTGD